Proteins found in one Deltaproteobacteria bacterium IMCC39524 genomic segment:
- the rpoN gene encoding RNA polymerase factor sigma-54: MALEIRQQLKLSQQLVMTPQLQQAIKLLQLSRMELMDVVREELEENPVLEEGQETPDEKTPGEEEQAAAEAQSQETTQEAEGEGDGMADIDWKTYLESYSLGGTTADSYEDDDDRPSYENLLTKKTSLADHLMWQLNLSRLENLERAIAGEIIGNLDNDGYLHVSVEELAEHAACATEVVERALSAVQDFDPPGVASRNLQECLLKQIDLLDMSEDLVGVILSDHLEELENRRYQVIARSLQVPLEDVFGAAKFISSLDPRPGSQYGQDDVHYIVPDIFVYKISDEFVVVLNDEGLPNLRINSFYRNALSGSAQLDAKAGEYIQEKLRGALWLIKSIHQRQRTIFRVTKSIVKFQREFFERGVDHLKPLVLRDVAEDIEMHESTVSRVTTNKYVQTPQGLFELKYFFNSGINTTGGDSVASESVKSKIKELIAEENTRKPYSDQKIVDLLRDQGIDIARRTVTKYREMLGVGSSTQRKRLF, from the coding sequence ATGGCTTTAGAAATAAGACAACAACTTAAGCTCAGTCAGCAACTGGTTATGACACCACAGCTGCAACAGGCGATCAAGCTGTTGCAATTGTCGCGCATGGAACTGATGGATGTGGTGCGCGAAGAGCTTGAAGAGAACCCTGTTCTTGAGGAAGGCCAGGAAACTCCGGATGAGAAGACTCCAGGTGAGGAAGAACAAGCCGCTGCTGAGGCACAGTCGCAGGAAACCACCCAGGAAGCAGAGGGTGAAGGCGACGGCATGGCGGATATTGACTGGAAGACTTATCTGGAAAGTTACAGCCTTGGCGGAACGACTGCAGACAGTTATGAAGACGATGATGATCGTCCTTCCTATGAGAACCTCCTGACCAAGAAAACTTCGCTTGCCGATCACCTTATGTGGCAGCTTAACCTCTCCCGCCTGGAAAACCTGGAACGCGCCATTGCCGGTGAGATTATCGGTAACCTGGATAATGATGGTTACCTCCATGTCTCGGTCGAGGAGCTGGCAGAGCATGCAGCCTGCGCAACAGAAGTGGTCGAAAGGGCTCTCTCCGCGGTCCAGGATTTCGATCCTCCCGGCGTGGCCAGTCGTAATCTGCAGGAATGTCTGCTCAAGCAGATTGATCTGCTTGATATGTCAGAAGACCTCGTCGGAGTTATCCTGAGTGATCATCTGGAAGAATTGGAAAATCGGCGCTATCAGGTTATCGCCAGGAGTCTCCAGGTGCCCCTGGAGGATGTGTTTGGTGCCGCCAAGTTTATCAGCAGTCTCGATCCTCGACCGGGCAGTCAGTATGGTCAGGACGATGTCCACTATATCGTTCCGGATATCTTCGTCTACAAAATCAGTGATGAGTTTGTTGTTGTCCTGAATGATGAAGGGCTGCCCAACCTTCGCATTAACTCCTTTTACCGTAACGCGCTCTCCGGTTCAGCTCAGCTTGATGCAAAAGCCGGTGAATATATTCAAGAGAAACTGCGCGGCGCGCTCTGGCTGATCAAGAGCATCCATCAGCGACAAAGGACGATCTTCCGTGTCACCAAGAGTATCGTCAAATTCCAGCGTGAATTTTTTGAGCGCGGTGTTGATCACCTTAAACCACTGGTCTTAAGAGATGTTGCTGAAGATATCGAAATGCACGAGTCTACGGTAAGCCGTGTTACGACCAATAAGTACGTGCAGACACCACAGGGCCTGTTTGAACTTAAATACTTTTTTAACAGCGGTATCAATACGACCGGAGGTGATTCGGTTGCTTCGGAAAGTGTGAAGAGCAAGATCAAGGAACTCATTGCCGAAGAGAATACCCGCAAGCCTTATTCAGACCAGAAGATTGTTGATCTCCTGCGCGATCAAGGGATCGATATTGCACGCCGGACGGTGACCAAGTATCGTGAGATGCTGGGTGTTGGTTCGTCGACACAAAGAAAGAGACTCTTTTAA
- the lptB gene encoding LPS export ABC transporter ATP-binding protein has product MNHLLAARGLSKSYKDRQVVSSVDLDLKSGEVVGLLGPNGAGKTTSFYMVVGLVRPEQGEVFLDDENLTSLPMHQRARMGISYLPQEASVFRKLTVAQNLMAILETTGKSVQEQTERRDQLLEDFRLTHVEKSYGYALSGGERRRVEIARALVLDPRFILLDEPFAGIDPLAVLDIQEIITELKKRQIGVLISDHNVRETLGVCDRAYILNDGKVLEHGTPDQIAQSPKARAIYLGETFRL; this is encoded by the coding sequence TTGAATCACCTGTTGGCTGCACGCGGCTTGTCAAAAAGTTATAAAGACAGGCAGGTGGTTTCATCTGTTGACCTGGATTTGAAGTCCGGGGAAGTCGTTGGTTTGCTGGGTCCGAATGGCGCCGGGAAAACCACCTCTTTTTACATGGTCGTAGGCCTGGTTCGCCCTGAACAGGGTGAGGTTTTCCTTGATGATGAGAACTTAACCTCACTGCCTATGCACCAGAGGGCACGAATGGGGATTTCCTACCTGCCCCAGGAAGCGTCGGTTTTTCGCAAGCTGACCGTTGCTCAGAATCTTATGGCGATTCTTGAAACAACAGGAAAGTCAGTACAGGAACAGACCGAGCGCAGAGACCAGTTGCTGGAGGATTTCCGCCTGACGCATGTGGAAAAATCTTACGGTTATGCACTCTCCGGCGGTGAGAGACGTCGCGTGGAGATTGCCCGGGCCCTGGTGCTGGACCCGAGATTTATATTGTTGGACGAGCCTTTCGCGGGTATTGATCCGCTTGCAGTTTTGGACATCCAGGAAATTATTACTGAATTGAAGAAACGCCAGATCGGAGTCCTGATCTCCGATCATAACGTTCGCGAGACACTTGGTGTTTGTGATCGTGCCTATATACTTAATGATGGTAAAGTGTTGGAGCACGGCACGCCTGATCAGATCGCACAGAGTCCTAAAGCCCGGGCGATTTACCTGGGTGAGACGTTTCGGCTTTAA
- the lptA gene encoding lipopolysaccharide transport periplasmic protein LptA, giving the protein MTMNKIVFIFIFLMLPLSAPAAPEFSSENRGPVEVTSDRLEVDDLAQTLVFIGNAVATQDDVTIHGNRLTVKYTGEKREIAQVVAEGSVRILQGTRVAVGERAVLYHLEERIVLTGSPEVRDGDNFVKGQEITVYLNDKRSVVTGGAGGRVKAFFSPKTEEKP; this is encoded by the coding sequence ATGACTATGAACAAAATCGTTTTTATCTTTATCTTCCTGATGCTTCCCTTGTCCGCTCCGGCCGCCCCAGAGTTTTCGTCCGAAAATCGAGGTCCGGTTGAAGTAACATCCGATCGCCTTGAAGTTGACGATTTGGCTCAAACACTTGTTTTTATTGGTAACGCCGTTGCCACACAGGATGATGTTACGATTCACGGTAACCGTTTGACGGTAAAGTACACGGGTGAAAAACGTGAGATCGCGCAAGTTGTTGCCGAGGGGTCTGTTCGTATCCTTCAAGGGACCCGGGTTGCTGTTGGCGAGCGAGCCGTTCTGTATCACCTTGAAGAGCGCATTGTTCTGACCGGGTCTCCAGAGGTTCGTGACGGTGATAATTTTGTCAAGGGCCAGGAGATTACGGTTTATTTGAATGACAAGCGAAGTGTTGTTACTGGTGGTGCCGGCGGTCGGGTGAAGGCATTTTTTTCTCCCAAAACGGAGGAAAAACCTTGA
- the lptC gene encoding LPS export ABC transporter periplasmic protein LptC, with amino-acid sequence MSYLKPRNFLLVLALIMALALLVLISMRYSPESQLEAVVNSLPKGIDVALEDIDYTHIEDGKPRWRLVSSQVERKADSGILGLAEPELKFFDEQGEPAGSLRAVQGELSSDYQAVKLRGDVFLQHIGGYTLQTESLDYDHATQKMTTDADVLMVADGMHLEGKGMTAYLQEKRLQLHADVKGFLDPDKIN; translated from the coding sequence ATGAGCTATCTAAAGCCCCGTAATTTTCTGCTCGTTCTGGCCCTGATTATGGCCCTGGCGCTGCTGGTCCTGATCTCCATGCGCTACAGTCCTGAAAGCCAGTTGGAAGCAGTTGTAAATTCTTTACCCAAGGGCATCGACGTGGCTCTGGAGGATATTGACTACACTCATATTGAGGATGGCAAGCCGCGCTGGAGGCTGGTGTCTAGCCAGGTGGAACGAAAGGCGGATTCAGGCATCCTGGGGCTTGCTGAGCCAGAATTGAAATTTTTTGATGAACAGGGAGAGCCTGCAGGCTCCCTTCGTGCGGTTCAGGGTGAACTCAGCAGTGATTATCAAGCTGTTAAGCTGCGAGGTGATGTTTTCTTGCAGCACATCGGTGGCTATACGCTTCAGACAGAAAGTCTGGATTACGATCATGCTACACAAAAAATGACAACCGATGCAGATGTTCTTATGGTCGCCGACGGCATGCACCTTGAAGGTAAAGGGATGACTGCTTATCTGCAAGAGAAGCGTTTACAGTTGCACGCCGATGTTAAAGGCTTTCTCGATCCGGACAAAATAAATTGA
- the kdsC gene encoding 3-deoxy-manno-octulosonate-8-phosphatase KdsC, translated as MVSDFATIKLLLLDVDGVMTDGRITYDNNGGELKSFDVKDGHGLKLLQRAGIEIGIITGRQSAVVARRAAELGIELVYQGVKDKLVPFHEILEKLRISPEEVAYVGDDVVDLPVMRRVGFAVTVADAVEDVKPFADLVTTRDGGRGAVREVCDFLLKKSGRWAAVANRYFED; from the coding sequence ATGGTTTCAGACTTTGCCACAATCAAACTGCTGCTTCTCGACGTTGATGGCGTCATGACCGACGGACGTATCACCTATGATAATAACGGTGGTGAATTGAAGTCTTTTGATGTCAAGGATGGCCACGGTCTTAAACTCTTGCAAAGAGCGGGTATCGAGATTGGCATCATTACCGGCCGCCAGTCGGCGGTCGTAGCCCGCAGGGCGGCAGAACTTGGCATTGAACTGGTTTATCAAGGTGTGAAAGACAAGCTCGTTCCTTTCCATGAAATTCTCGAAAAGCTTAGAATTTCACCTGAAGAAGTTGCTTATGTCGGCGATGATGTCGTTGACCTGCCGGTTATGAGGCGGGTCGGTTTTGCAGTCACTGTTGCCGATGCTGTTGAAGACGTGAAGCCTTTTGCTGACCTTGTCACGACTCGTGACGGGGGGCGGGGGGCGGTCCGGGAAGTCTGTGATTTCCTTCTCAAGAAATCAGGCCGCTGGGCAGCTGTAGCCAATCGTTATTTCGAAGATTAA